CGTCTCGTTCAGCCCTTCAGCAGATTCTGGAGCTTCTGCTCGGCAACATCGGGGTTCTCGCCATAGGCGATGGTGCCGGAAAAACGACCATTGGCGTCAAGCAGGATCACGGAAGCCGTGTGATCCATGGTGTAGTCACCATTCGGATCCTTGTCATCGACCGGCACCTTCTTGGCATAGATGCGATAGCCTTTCAGCGTTTCGGCAATCTTGTCGGCCGGACCGGTGATGCCGGTGATCCGCTTCGAGACGTTGGAGACATATTGCTGCATGAGCTCAGGCGTATCGCGCTCGGGGTCTACGGATACGAAATAGGCCTGCAGCTTGTCGCCGGCCGGGTCTACCTTCTCCATCCAGCCGTTCAGCTCGAACAACGTCGTTGGGCAGACTTCCGGGCAATGGGTGAAACCGAAAAAGAGCGCCGTGGGCTTGCCCTGAAACGCCTTTTCGGTGATCGGCTGACCGTTCTGCGCCGTGAGTTCGAACGGCACGCCATAGGCCGTTTCCACCATTTCCTCACGGGTCTTCGTCATTTCGAGCGTCAACCAGCTGACGACACCGACAAGAACGACCACCACGGCCCACAATACGATGCGAATATTTCTCATTGTCCTAATCCTACCCCCGAAGGCCGGCCGCATGACGTGGGCCTCCATCGTCTGATAACGAACAGCGGTGGCGACGGCAAATCAACTGGGCGTATTTGCCTAAACCGCGCTGATTTGTCACAAAGCCGGGACGGGACGGCAGATTACAGACACCAGGCGATGCCGCTTTGCACGGCGGAGAGGAAAATATCCGTGCCGTGTCGCACCCAGCCATCGAAGGCAAGAAGCACGACGGCAAGCGAAGCCGCTACCGCAAGGCTTGCAAGAATAAACTTCAGCGGATTGGCAACGAGTGTATTCATGCGTCTGTTATAACCTGTTTGCACCGGCACGAAAACCGCCAAAATACTGGGTTTTGCGAGCGCGGCACCGCCAATTGTTAGGGAAAGTTTAAAATCTTGCTGTGCAATATGGCCATAGCGGTTTCTAAGTTCCGACATGATGTCTCCCGGTCCACTCCGGCCACCGCATAAAGCTCAATCATGCATGGGCCTGCCTAAGAGCCGCCAGAGGAAACCTGCCGTCATGTCCAACGCCATCAAGCAATCCGGCGCATATCTCGAAATCGTTTCCTTCCATCTCGGCGGTCAGGAATTCTGCATCGACATCATGGCGATCCGCGAAATCCGCGGCTGGGCGCCGGTTACCCCGATGCCGCACACGCCGCCTTATGTTCTCGGCCTCATCAACCTGCGCGGCGCCGTCATCCCCGTCATCGACATGGCAGGCCGCCTCGGCATGAAAATGACCGAACCCTCCGAGCGCTCCGCCATCATCGTCACCGATATCGGCGGCAAGCTGGTCGGACTTCTGGTAGAACAAGTCTCCGACATGATGACCATCCGCTCCGAAGACCTGCAGCCGGCGCCCGACATCATTCCCGAAGAACAGCGCAACTTCTGCCGCGGCATCGTGGCGCTGGAAAAGAGC
This region of Agrobacterium tumefaciens genomic DNA includes:
- the sco gene encoding cytochrome oxidase assembly protein Sco, which gives rise to MRNIRIVLWAVVVVLVGVVSWLTLEMTKTREEMVETAYGVPFELTAQNGQPITEKAFQGKPTALFFGFTHCPEVCPTTLFELNGWMEKVDPAGDKLQAYFVSVDPERDTPELMQQYVSNVSKRITGITGPADKIAETLKGYRIYAKKVPVDDKDPNGDYTMDHTASVILLDANGRFSGTIAYGENPDVAEQKLQNLLKG
- a CDS encoding chemotaxis protein CheW; protein product: MSNAIKQSGAYLEIVSFHLGGQEFCIDIMAIREIRGWAPVTPMPHTPPYVLGLINLRGAVIPVIDMAGRLGMKMTEPSERSAIIVTDIGGKLVGLLVEQVSDMMTIRSEDLQPAPDIIPEEQRNFCRGIVALEKSMVCFLNLDTVIADELAREAA